In Cheilinus undulatus linkage group 16, ASM1832078v1, whole genome shotgun sequence, one DNA window encodes the following:
- the LOC121523785 gene encoding gastrula zinc finger protein XlCGF57.1-like: MEELNPPSASSAGENATMGDNLKVFKDCCSPLSKDFQPLLVKDEEVLPKQQEMNSSLNQEEPPESAHIKEEQEELWINQEREQLHGTEEADINVFTFTPVPVKSEEEVGEKAQSSHLHENQSGENRDSENLKTESDGEECGGSEAGRDLNPISHDDTSQYSGSETDDSADWEECDEPQEGLNQLQNRKGAVNDMKCNTGNATVSDQKLISCSVCGKRYRGKKSLKAHMLHHSGEDRFSCSVCQRNFIWRKDLVVHMRVHTGEKPFSCSVCGKSFSRHEVLNRHSVVHSGEKPFSCSVCGKRFYDHGNLKEHSVVHTGEKPFSCSVCGKRFAQRGNLRRHSIIHTGEKPFSCSVCGKCFSSHGGMTRHSVVHTGKKPFSCSVCGKSFSQHGHLREHFIVHSGEKPFSCSVCGKSFSRHENLRTHSFVHTENKPFSCSVCGKGFSQSDHLKTHSLVHTVEKLFNCSVCGKGFSQHKGLRRHSFVHSGEKPFSCSVCGKSFSQAAHLRTHSVVHTGEKPFSCSVCGVSFSQQGSLRRHFFLHREAV; the protein is encoded by the exons ATGGAGGAGCTCAATCCGCCGTCAGCTAGCTCTGCAGGTGAAAATGCGACGATGGGGGACAATCTTAAGGTGTTCAAAGACTGCTGCAGTCCACTGAGCAAAG ATTTCCAGCCACTGTTGGTGAAAGATGAAGAAGTTCTCCCTAAGCAGCAAGAGATGAACTCCAGTCTGAACCAGGAGGAACCACCAGAATCAGCgcacattaaagaggaacaggaggaactgTGGATCAATCAGGAGAGAGAACAGCTTCACGGAACAGAGGAGGCTGATATAAATGTGTTCACATTCACTCCTGTTCCTgtgaagagtgaggaagaggtTGGAGAGAAAGCTCAGTCCTCACACCTTCATGAAAACCAAAGTGGAGAGAACAGAGACTCAGAGAATTTGAAAACAGAATCTGATGGAGAGGAATGTGGAGGATCAGAAGCAGGCAGAGACTTGAATCCAATTAGTCATGATGACACCTCACAATATTCTGGatctgagactgatgacagtgctgaCTGGGAGGAATGTGACGAACCTCAGGAAGGTTTAAACCAACTACAAAATAGAAAAGGAGCTGTAAATGATATGAAATGTAACACTGGAAACGCAACAGTTAGTGATCAGAAGCTAATcagttgttcagtttgtggtaaaagataCAGGGGtaagaaaagtttaaaagccCACATGTTGCATCACTCAGGTGAAGATCGTTTCAGTTGCTCAGTTTGCCAGAGAAACTTTATCTGGAGAAAAGATCTGGTGGTGCACATGAGagtccacacaggagagaaaccatttagctgttcagtttgtggtaaaagtttTTCACGTCATGAAGTTCTGAACAGACACTCTGTTGTCCACtcaggggagaaaccatttagttgttcagtttgtggCAAACGCTTTTATGATCATGGAAATCTAAAAGAACACTCAGTcgtccacacaggagagaaaccatttagttgttcagtttgtggtaaacGTTTTGCTCAAAGAGGAAATTTGAGAAGACACTCCATTattcacacaggggagaaaccatttagttgttcagtttgtggtaaatGTTTTTCTAGTCATGGAGGTATGACAAGACACTCTGTTGTCCACACAGGGAAGAAACCATTTAGTTGTTCAGTCTGTGGTAAAAGTTTTTCTCAACATGGACATCTGAGGGAGCATTTTATTGTCCACtcaggggagaaaccatttagttgtTCAGTCTGTGGTAAAAGTTTTTCTCGACATGAAAATCTTAGAACACACTCTTTTGTCCACACAGAAAATAAGCCATttagttgttcagtttgtggtaaagGTTTTTCTCAATCTGATCATCTGAAGACACATTCATTGGTCCACACAGTGGAGAAGCTATTTAACTGCTCAGTCTGTGGTAAAGGTTTTTCACAACACAAAGGGTTGAGAAGACATTCTTTTGTCCACtcaggggagaaaccatttagttgttcagtttgtggtaaaagtttTTCTCAAGCTGCACATCTGAGGACACATTCTGTggtccacacaggagagaaaccatttagttgttcagtttgtggCGTAAGTTTTTCCCAGCAGGGAAGTCTGAGaaggcatttttttctccacagggAAGCTGTCTAG
- the LOC121523812 gene encoding zinc finger and SCAN domain-containing protein 2-like yields MEQFNPPSPLILTGNLAENWRRWERRFGLYIVSSGANEEEEDVKKAILLHSIGEDALEVFNTLTVSSAGKSATMEDILKAFQDYCSPLNKDIQQVVVKEEFLPECQEWGSSLKQEEPPEPAQIKEEQEELWGSQELQAPEEDFIMFTFNPALVKSEKNDEEKLESSFHEKQSEENRDTEHLKTESDGEDWGGSETDRESNADHHSQPVTSDERSDLSGSDTDDSANWEESEEPQEGLAALETKDRVANDMKYNNGNTLVSSSECGQSSGQKKRHTKQKGTHTREKLFRCSVCGNRYPSKKNLREHMLRHSGVKRFSCSICQKSFIWKKEMVTHMRVHTGEKPVACSVCGKRFKQHGALKSHSATHTGEKPFSCSVCGKSFAHHGNLRAHAVVHTGEKLFSCSVCGKTFSQSGSLRRHSNVHTGEKLFSCSVCGKSFSQHVNLRRHATIHTGEKLFSCSICGKSFSRQGNLSRHSVVHKGETISLSPS; encoded by the exons ATGGAGCAGTTCAACCCGCCGTCACCGCTGATACTTACCGGTAACCTGGCTGAAAACTGGCGCAGATGGGAGCGGCGTTTTGGGCTGTATATAGTGTCCTCTGGAGcaaatgaagaggaggaggatgtgaAAAAAGCCATTCTTCTTCACTCCATAGGCGAGGATGCTCTAGAAGTGTTCAATACgctgacagtcagctcagcagGTAAAAGTGCGACGATGGAGGATATTCTGAAAGCTTTTCAGGACTACTGCAGCCCGCTGAACAAAG ACATTCAGCAGGTGGTGGTAAAAGAAGAGTTTCTCCCTGAGTGTCAGGAATGGGGCTCCAGTTTGAAACAGGAGGAACCACCAGAACCAGCACAGattaaagaggaacaggaggaactgTGGGGCAGTCAGGAGCTTCAAGCACCAGAGGAGGATTTCATCATGTTCACATTCAACCCTGCTCTTGtgaagagtgaaaaaaatgatgaagagAAACTTGAGTCGTCATTTCATGAAAAGCAGAGTGAGGAGAACAGAGATACAGAGCATTTGAAAACAGAATCTGATGGAGAGGACTGGGGAGGATCAGAGACGGACAGGGAATCTAATGCAGACCATCATTCACAGCCAGTTACTTCTGATGAGAGGTCAGATCTTTCTGGATCTGATACTGATGACAGTGCTAATTGGGAGGAAAGTGAAGAGCCTCAGGAAGGTTTAGCTGCCCTGGAAACGAAAGACAGAGTTGCAAATGATATGAAATATAACAATGGGAACACATTAGTAAGCTCCTCTGAATGTGGTCAAAGCTCTGGCCAGAAGAAACGacatacaaaacaaaaaggaacCCACACAAGAGAGAAACTATTCCGTTGCTCAGTTTGTGGTAATAGATACCCTAGTAAGAAAAATTTAAGGGAACACATGTTACGTCATTCAGGTGTAAAACGTTTCAGCTGCTCAATTTGTCAGAAAAGTTTTATCTGGAAAAAAGAGATGGTGACACACATGAGagtccacacaggggagaaacctgTCGCttgttcagtttgtggtaaGAGATTCAAACAACATGGAGCCCTAAAGAGTCATTCTGCTAcccacacaggggagaaaccgttcagttgttcagtttgtggtaaaagtttTGCTCATCATGGAAATCTGAGGGCGCATGCAGTTGTCCACACCGGAGAGAAACTGTttagttgttcagtttgtggtaaaacTTTTTCTCAAAGTGGAAGTTTGAGAAGACACTCTAatgtccacacaggggagaaactttttagctgttcagtttgtggtaaaagtttTTCTCAACATGTAAATCTGAGAAGACATGCTACTATCCACACGGGTGAGAAACTATTTAGCTGTTCAATTTGTGGAAAAAGTTTTTCTCGACAAGGAAATCTGAGTCGACACTCTGTTGTCCACAAGGGAGAAACCatatctctctctccctcttga